In Pseudomonas oryzicola, one DNA window encodes the following:
- a CDS encoding CHAD domain-containing protein, which translates to MSAMLDHVVAQILALQVRLLACRERLAANTDSEALHDLRTTLRRLRSLLRPLRGLPGVEQLEDAARALGALTTPLRDREVLAAELIGRGFAEAGQRRVEGRERTFASVADSSQLARVLAIVDAFPLFLRAAGREGLVKALDKRIDKRLVKQWRKLYQALQDPAHDRHRLRLLIKRARYGDEAYPQLEHAGKKLQRLLKQAQSDLGDWHDRLQWLLQAREQADLAPCTPTWEQELHEAERQSDTTLEALQQALARRKPEQ; encoded by the coding sequence ATGTCTGCCATGCTCGATCATGTAGTTGCCCAGATACTGGCCTTGCAAGTGCGTCTGCTGGCCTGTCGTGAACGCCTGGCTGCCAACACCGACAGCGAGGCCTTGCACGACCTGCGCACGACGCTGCGGCGTCTGCGCAGCCTGCTGCGGCCACTGCGTGGTCTACCGGGGGTGGAACAGCTGGAGGACGCCGCCAGGGCGCTGGGTGCCCTGACGACACCGCTGCGTGACCGCGAGGTACTGGCAGCCGAACTGATCGGGCGTGGCTTTGCCGAGGCCGGGCAGCGCCGCGTGGAGGGTCGCGAGCGGACTTTCGCCAGTGTCGCTGACAGCTCGCAGCTGGCGCGGGTGTTGGCGATTGTCGATGCGTTTCCGCTGTTCTTGCGAGCGGCTGGTCGCGAAGGCTTGGTCAAGGCCCTGGACAAGCGTATCGACAAACGCCTGGTCAAACAGTGGCGCAAGTTGTACCAGGCCCTGCAGGACCCGGCTCACGACCGTCACCGCCTGCGCTTGCTGATCAAGCGGGCGCGCTACGGCGACGAGGCCTATCCCCAGCTCGAGCATGCGGGCAAAAAGCTGCAGCGTCTGTTGAAGCAGGCTCAGAGTGACCTGGGCGACTGGCATGATCGCCTGCAATGGCTGTTGCAGGCACGCGAGCAAGCCGATCTGGCCCCGTGCACGCCCACCTGGGAGCAGGAACTACATGAGGCCGAGCGCCAGTCGGATACTACCCTGGAAGCCCTGCAACAGGCGCTGGCGCGGCGAAAGCCCGAACAATGA
- a CDS encoding patatin-like phospholipase family protein, whose amino-acid sequence MSKRVALVLGSGGARGYAHIGVIEEIERRGYDIACIAGCSMGAVIGGIYAAGKLDEYRHWIESLDYLDVLRLVDVSFRLGAIRGDKVFGQIRKIVGEINIEQLRIPYTAVAADLTNQQEIWFQEGCLHQAMRASAAIPSLFTPVMQGNRMLVDGGILNPLPIVPVVSSHCDLIIAVNLNATNQKQYQLPVIERPAAFRMRFDALLSSLGSRLPFRRKPAEELIRIEQEIVAEGLAPPNPWLADAADPEAQQPAAAPEREGAPKSATGSFIIDNVGPASLLDLINQSFEVMQTSLAQYKIAGYPPDVLINVPKRVCRFFEFYKAPELIALGREIARDTLDNHEGVKR is encoded by the coding sequence ATGAGTAAACGCGTGGCACTGGTATTGGGATCGGGCGGAGCCCGGGGATATGCACACATCGGTGTGATCGAGGAAATCGAGCGTCGCGGCTACGACATTGCCTGTATTGCCGGCTGCTCCATGGGCGCGGTGATCGGGGGGATCTACGCTGCCGGCAAGCTGGACGAATACCGCCACTGGATTGAAAGCCTCGACTACCTGGACGTGCTGCGCCTGGTCGATGTCAGCTTTCGCCTCGGCGCAATTCGCGGCGACAAGGTGTTCGGACAGATCCGCAAGATCGTCGGCGAAATCAACATCGAGCAATTGCGCATTCCTTACACTGCGGTTGCAGCCGACCTCACCAACCAGCAGGAAATCTGGTTCCAGGAAGGCTGCCTGCACCAGGCCATGCGCGCCTCCGCGGCCATCCCCAGCCTGTTCACGCCGGTGATGCAAGGCAACCGCATGTTGGTCGACGGCGGCATCCTCAACCCACTGCCGATCGTACCGGTGGTGTCCAGCCACTGCGACCTGATCATTGCGGTCAACCTCAACGCCACCAACCAGAAGCAGTACCAGTTGCCGGTGATCGAACGCCCCGCCGCGTTCAGGATGCGTTTCGATGCCTTGCTCAGCTCGCTGGGGTCACGCCTGCCGTTCCGGCGCAAGCCGGCAGAAGAGCTGATCCGCATCGAACAGGAGATCGTCGCCGAAGGGCTTGCACCGCCAAACCCATGGCTGGCCGATGCCGCCGACCCGGAAGCCCAGCAGCCGGCAGCGGCACCGGAGCGCGAGGGCGCGCCAAAGTCGGCGACCGGCTCGTTCATCATCGACAACGTGGGCCCTGCTTCGCTGCTGGACCTGATCAACCAGAGTTTCGAGGTGATGCAGACGTCGTTGGCGCAGTACAAGATCGCGGGCTATCCACCGGATGTCCTGATCAACGTGCCCAAGCGGGTGTGCCGGTTTTTCGAGTTCTACAAGGCCCCCGAGCTGATTGCCCTGGGGCGGGAGATTGCGCGGGATACGCTGGATAACCACGAAGGGGTGAAGCGCTAG